From a single Planococcus shenhongbingii genomic region:
- a CDS encoding LLM class flavin-dependent oxidoreductase: MTNKRIYLNAFDMNCAGHQSPGLWTHPEDQSHKYKDSEYWIELAKLLEKGKFDAIFIADVLGTYDVYNGSRDAAVRQGAQSPVNDPLLVVPLMSAVTKHLGFGVTASVTHEHPYTFARRISTLDHLTKGRIGWNIVTSYLKSAAVNIGLDDQIKHDERYDIAEEYLEVCYKLWESSWEEDAVLLDKVNGIYTDPEKVHDIQHEGKYYKVPGAHLTEPSRQRTPVLYQAGASKKGVAFAGKHAECVFIGPPNVELAKKTVDKIHAEVESSGRKKDDVKILALLTPIVGKTEEEAIEKYNDYKKHISHEGALALFGGWTGIDLSGYAPDQPLEYIENDAIQSALENFTKILPGRKPTVNDIKEYVGIGGLGPFTVGSPEQVADTLEKWVNETGIDGFNIAYAITPGTFEDFIELVVPILQERGLVQKEYEGNSLRDALFGEGAHLSPAHPGKQYARVPVTANN, from the coding sequence ATGACAAACAAACGGATTTATTTAAATGCATTTGATATGAACTGCGCTGGACATCAATCACCTGGGCTCTGGACGCACCCCGAAGATCAATCGCATAAATATAAAGACAGCGAGTATTGGATCGAATTGGCGAAGCTATTGGAAAAAGGAAAGTTCGATGCCATCTTTATCGCGGATGTCCTCGGTACATATGATGTCTATAATGGCTCCAGAGATGCCGCCGTCCGGCAAGGGGCGCAGTCTCCTGTCAACGATCCGCTGCTGGTCGTGCCACTTATGTCGGCAGTCACGAAACATTTGGGGTTCGGTGTTACTGCTTCCGTTACTCATGAACATCCATACACTTTTGCCCGCCGGATTTCTACGCTGGATCATTTAACTAAAGGCCGCATCGGCTGGAACATTGTGACTTCTTATCTCAAGAGCGCGGCTGTCAATATCGGGTTAGACGACCAGATCAAGCATGACGAGCGGTATGACATTGCCGAGGAGTATTTGGAAGTGTGCTATAAATTATGGGAATCCAGTTGGGAAGAAGATGCCGTGCTGCTGGATAAAGTAAATGGCATTTATACAGATCCTGAAAAAGTGCATGATATCCAGCATGAAGGGAAATACTATAAAGTGCCCGGTGCCCATTTAACGGAACCTTCCAGACAGCGGACACCTGTCCTTTACCAGGCAGGCGCTTCTAAAAAAGGTGTGGCTTTTGCCGGAAAACATGCTGAATGTGTCTTCATTGGCCCACCGAATGTTGAACTGGCCAAAAAAACGGTAGATAAAATACATGCGGAAGTTGAGAGTTCCGGGCGGAAGAAGGACGATGTGAAGATTCTTGCTTTGCTGACACCTATTGTCGGCAAAACTGAAGAAGAGGCAATCGAAAAATACAATGACTATAAGAAGCATATCAGCCATGAAGGGGCTCTTGCCTTGTTCGGAGGGTGGACTGGCATTGATTTGTCCGGCTATGCACCAGACCAGCCGCTTGAATACATTGAAAATGATGCCATCCAGTCCGCTTTGGAAAACTTCACCAAAATCCTGCCTGGCAGAAAACCGACGGTCAATGACATTAAAGAATATGTCGGCATTGGTGGACTTGGGCCATTCACTGTCGGATCTCCAGAGCAGGTTGCCGATACGCTTGAAAAATGGGTAAATGAAACAGGCATCGATGGCTTCAATATTGCTTACGCCATCACCCCTGGAACTTTTGAAGATTTCATTGAACTCGTTGTGCCGATTCTTCAAGAGCGGGGACTTGTGCAAAAAGAATACGAAGGAAATTCTTTGCGTGATGCTTTATTTGGAGAAGGCGCTCATTTATCGCCTGCTCATCCTGGAAAGCAATATGCGCGAGTGCCAGTAACGGCAAACAATTAA
- a CDS encoding undecaprenyl-diphosphate phosphatase produces the protein MENLDVILIIKMIVIGLVQGLTEPIPVSSSGHVMIASEILGLGEQGFTFAILTNTASLLAILYIYRQDIARLAVNSIRYIKTKDSAYKSDFRFVCYIIIGTIPAGLLGVLLSDFIAESVSMTTIAFMLFVTGIALWLIRNKQGSKNESTMTGKDAFLVGLGQAVALTPGISRSGATIISAIAVGLNQETALRFSFMLYIPVSLGGVVLGFTDFLDEPDKAALAIPYTAAFVATLFMTYFALRWFMGIMKSGKLVYFTYYCFLVGILLLVFF, from the coding sequence ATGGAAAATTTAGATGTAATTTTAATTATCAAAATGATCGTTATCGGATTAGTTCAAGGTCTAACTGAACCGATACCAGTTTCGTCAAGCGGCCATGTCATGATCGCAAGCGAAATCTTAGGATTAGGCGAACAAGGTTTTACTTTTGCCATATTAACTAATACGGCTTCGCTTCTAGCAATTCTGTATATTTACCGACAGGATATTGCGAGGCTGGCTGTTAACTCCATCCGATACATAAAAACCAAGGATTCGGCCTACAAAAGTGATTTTCGTTTTGTCTGTTACATCATCATTGGTACGATTCCAGCGGGATTGCTGGGTGTCTTGTTAAGTGATTTTATAGCGGAGAGCGTCAGCATGACCACTATTGCATTTATGCTGTTTGTGACCGGGATAGCCCTTTGGCTAATCCGGAATAAGCAAGGTTCCAAAAACGAAAGCACCATGACCGGAAAAGACGCTTTCCTTGTCGGATTAGGGCAAGCGGTTGCGCTAACGCCAGGCATCAGCCGTTCAGGAGCAACCATCATTTCAGCTATTGCCGTTGGCTTGAATCAGGAAACGGCTTTAAGGTTTTCTTTTATGCTTTACATCCCTGTTAGTTTAGGTGGAGTAGTTCTAGGGTTTACGGATTTTTTAGATGAACCCGATAAAGCGGCATTAGCAATTCCGTATACAGCGGCATTCGTTGCCACGCTGTTTATGACTTACTTTGCCTTGCGGTGGTTTATGGGGATTATGAAGAGTGGGAAATTGGTGTATTTTACTTATTATTGTTTCCTTGTGGGGATACTCCTTCTGGTATTCTTTTAA
- a CDS encoding Nramp family divalent metal transporter codes for MLDLHVKKVESEYKSFEEITAYRRQHHKVLVFLGPAFIAGVAYIDPGNFATNITAGSKYGYLLLWVVLVSNLMAILIQSLSAKLGIATGLNLPEVSRENLPKPVSFGLWIQGELVVMATDLAEFIGAALGLYLLFGIPLFPAALISAVGSFAILELQRRGVRQLEAGISGMVLIVVLSFGLQMFFAQPDPASIFTGLFTPQFQGVDSVMLAAGILGATVMPHAIYLHSALTQKRVIGKTETERRKIFYYEFFDVLIAMIIAGAVNASMLIVAASLFFGSGMLVQDLDVAFTQFREIVGPFSAILFGVALLASGLASSSVGTKTGDIIMQGYIRRRIPLYVRRAITMLPPLAIIALGVNPTAALVLSQVILSFGIPFALVPLIIFTSNQKIMGSLVNRSITKFLAWSIASVIIALNLFLLFQTVQVLI; via the coding sequence ATGCTTGATCTCCATGTGAAAAAAGTTGAATCGGAGTACAAATCATTTGAGGAAATTACCGCTTACCGGAGACAGCATCACAAAGTACTGGTTTTTCTGGGCCCTGCTTTCATCGCAGGAGTCGCCTACATCGATCCGGGTAATTTCGCCACGAATATCACGGCTGGCTCGAAATACGGTTATCTCTTGCTTTGGGTCGTGCTAGTATCCAATTTAATGGCCATTCTGATTCAATCCTTATCGGCCAAATTGGGCATCGCTACCGGATTGAATCTTCCGGAAGTATCACGTGAAAACCTGCCCAAACCGGTTTCTTTCGGTCTGTGGATCCAAGGCGAATTAGTTGTCATGGCGACGGACCTGGCAGAGTTTATCGGAGCTGCCTTGGGCTTATATCTATTGTTTGGCATCCCGTTGTTCCCGGCAGCCCTGATTTCTGCCGTAGGCTCTTTTGCTATATTAGAATTGCAGCGAAGAGGGGTAAGGCAGCTGGAGGCTGGAATTTCGGGTATGGTGCTGATTGTCGTCCTGTCTTTCGGGCTGCAGATGTTTTTTGCCCAACCCGACCCTGCTTCCATTTTCACAGGGCTTTTCACGCCTCAATTCCAAGGAGTGGATAGTGTCATGTTAGCTGCCGGCATTTTGGGGGCAACCGTTATGCCCCACGCCATCTATCTGCATTCCGCGTTAACGCAAAAACGGGTAATCGGGAAAACGGAAACGGAGCGGAGAAAGATATTCTACTACGAGTTTTTTGATGTGTTGATTGCCATGATCATTGCAGGGGCAGTTAATGCCAGTATGCTGATTGTCGCGGCTTCCCTTTTCTTCGGCAGTGGCATGCTCGTCCAGGACCTGGATGTGGCTTTTACCCAATTCAGGGAAATCGTTGGTCCGTTCTCTGCCATCTTATTCGGCGTTGCGCTGCTGGCATCCGGATTGGCCAGTTCTTCTGTCGGCACGAAAACCGGCGATATTATCATGCAGGGCTATATTAGACGGCGGATTCCCCTGTATGTAAGAAGAGCCATCACGATGCTTCCACCGCTTGCTATTATCGCCTTGGGGGTCAATCCGACAGCGGCGCTGGTTTTAAGCCAAGTCATCCTGTCTTTCGGCATTCCGTTTGCCTTGGTTCCCCTGATCATTTTCACGAGCAATCAGAAAATCATGGGCAGCCTGGTGAACCGTTCGATCACCAAGTTCCTGGCCTGGTCCATCGCATCTGTCATTATCGCCCTGAATCTGTTCCTGCTGTTTCAAACTGTTCAAGTCCTAATTTAA
- a CDS encoding DUF302 domain-containing protein: protein MFNYTVETSKSKDEAVRALEKNLMEEQFGILWNFDLTAKLQEKGTDFDTPFTILEVCNPQEANRVLSEDLLVGYFLPCKIVVYVENDTTKIGMPKPSALIEMIQNESIKKIAVDIEERLIGCIDKSV, encoded by the coding sequence ATGTTTAATTACACTGTAGAAACTTCAAAAAGTAAAGACGAAGCTGTGCGTGCACTGGAAAAGAATTTAATGGAAGAACAGTTCGGCATTTTGTGGAATTTCGATCTGACTGCAAAACTTCAGGAAAAAGGAACGGACTTTGACACACCATTTACTATACTGGAAGTTTGCAATCCGCAGGAAGCGAATCGGGTGCTGTCTGAAGATCTGCTGGTCGGCTATTTTCTCCCTTGCAAAATTGTCGTATATGTTGAAAACGATACAACAAAAATCGGGATGCCCAAACCGAGTGCATTGATTGAAATGATACAGAACGAGTCGATCAAGAAAATCGCAGTGGATATTGAAGAGAGATTAATTGGTTGTATTGATAAATCGGTGTAA
- the nikB gene encoding nickel ABC transporter permease subunit NikB — protein sequence MATYISKRLLAVIPIILFAIFLMFSLIRLSPVDPAEAYLAAAHIHPTEEVLAEKRQEFGLDQPLLMQYFHTVKEIAQLDFGNSFVTNTPVWQEVAARMPATIQLAVSSILLAIAISIPLGFLSAIYKNSLIDHFSRLLSFLGASIPQFWLGYLLIFLFSVKLDLFPVEGRGSWQHFVLPSMTLSLALIAIYTRLLRASVLEELEQVYVLYARTRGIKERAIMVKHVLKIAILPMMTGLGMNLGKLLTGTIIVEQVFSWPGFGRFFVEAIFNRDIPVIQCYVVMAACLFILCNLIVDIVQLYMDPRISIKGRIPS from the coding sequence ATGGCAACCTATATTTCAAAACGGCTCCTTGCTGTCATTCCCATAATTCTTTTTGCGATTTTCCTGATGTTTTCCCTTATACGCCTCTCGCCGGTCGATCCGGCGGAAGCGTATTTAGCGGCAGCCCATATCCATCCGACCGAGGAGGTTCTGGCTGAGAAAAGACAGGAGTTCGGCTTGGATCAACCATTATTGATGCAATATTTCCATACAGTTAAAGAGATTGCTCAACTCGATTTTGGCAACTCTTTTGTAACCAACACACCTGTCTGGCAGGAAGTGGCAGCAAGAATGCCCGCAACGATACAACTTGCCGTCTCCAGCATTCTGCTCGCCATTGCCATCAGCATCCCGCTCGGATTCTTGTCAGCCATATACAAAAACAGCCTGATTGATCATTTTAGCAGGCTGCTTTCTTTTTTAGGCGCATCCATTCCGCAATTTTGGCTGGGCTATCTGCTGATCTTTCTCTTCTCTGTCAAATTGGATTTGTTTCCGGTAGAAGGGAGAGGATCCTGGCAGCATTTTGTACTGCCGAGCATGACATTGTCGCTGGCATTAATTGCGATCTATACCCGCCTGCTCCGGGCGAGTGTGCTGGAAGAACTGGAACAGGTTTATGTTTTATATGCAAGGACACGAGGAATCAAAGAAAGAGCCATTATGGTGAAACACGTATTGAAAATTGCCATTTTGCCTATGATGACAGGTCTTGGCATGAATTTAGGGAAACTGCTGACCGGGACGATCATCGTTGAACAAGTTTTTTCCTGGCCAGGCTTTGGCCGATTTTTTGTAGAAGCGATTTTTAACCGCGACATCCCCGTTATACAATGCTATGTGGTTATGGCCGCTTGCCTATTTATCCTGTGCAACCTTATCGTGGATATTGTGCAATTGTACATGGACCCACGCATTTCGATAAAGGGGAGGATCCCATCTTGA
- a CDS encoding transposase yields the protein MMKYSEEFKLKLVNEYLAGPLGYPRLARKYGISSHGQIARWVRAFQAFGKEGLRNRQKNKVYSVQFKLDVLHFMKQTGASYQDAAIEFKMHNPTLIVKWKQTFLAEGAGGLRKKGRPPMAKNSKKKPAKPAGTMSREEQLERENELLRLEVAYLKKLNAFQENPDAYLEKHKQRWHSNSKKKDSD from the coding sequence ATGATGAAATATAGCGAAGAATTTAAACTGAAGCTGGTCAACGAGTATTTGGCTGGCCCGTTGGGTTATCCACGCTTAGCCCGAAAATACGGGATATCCAGCCACGGGCAAATAGCACGCTGGGTGCGGGCTTTCCAGGCATTCGGAAAAGAAGGATTGCGGAACAGGCAAAAAAACAAGGTGTATTCTGTTCAATTCAAATTGGATGTATTACACTTTATGAAACAAACAGGCGCTTCCTACCAGGACGCAGCGATTGAATTCAAGATGCACAACCCGACGCTTATTGTGAAATGGAAACAGACATTTTTGGCGGAAGGGGCAGGAGGCCTGAGAAAGAAAGGACGGCCACCCATGGCGAAAAATTCGAAAAAGAAACCGGCAAAACCGGCTGGGACGATGTCCCGTGAAGAACAACTTGAACGCGAGAATGAGCTTCTCCGTTTGGAAGTCGCTTATTTAAAAAAGTTGAACGCTTTCCAGGAGAATCCGGATGCCTACCTCGAAAAGCACAAGCAGCGCTGGCATTCGAACTCCAAAAAGAAGGATTCCGATTAA
- the nikA gene encoding nickel ABC transporter substrate-binding protein, whose product MYKLKARRTLFTAVILIISITLMGCANSETGSSTEGTAKEANSITLSWPRDIGSMNPHVYNPSQLIAQSMIYEPLVSYKEGGKIQPHLAESWSISDKGLEYTFKLRENVKFTDGTPLNAAAVKKNFDAVMKNANSHSWLGVINVLEKTEAVDEQTFKMVLKEPYYPALQDLAVVRPVRFLAESGFPEDGDTSKGIAKPVGTGPWMLSDYKKDEYAVFTRNPDYWGESPKLEKVTIKIIPDAETRVMAFEKGELDLIYGEGLISMDSFNQLKEAGEYHTELSEPVGTRSLLLNTTNEKLADLRVRKALQHGFNKQAMVEGITLGLEEKADNILSKNFPYTDIEVEPFEYDAEKAAAYLEEAGWKLPSGKAVREKDGQPLELELIYDKTDPIQKAMAETLQAEWSAIGVKLNITGLELTSQIERRKAGDFDVDFWYNYGAPYDPHSFINVVAEKGWGVSEAHSRLQMKAELDQQISEALASTDEKKRQQLYSSILGTLQEQSVFVPISYIKKTVIYQDDVKQFNFPANRDEHPFNEIEMSQ is encoded by the coding sequence ATGTATAAACTTAAAGCTCGGCGGACTTTATTTACAGCAGTCATCCTAATTATTTCCATTACGTTAATGGGATGTGCCAATAGTGAAACTGGATCTTCAACGGAAGGAACAGCGAAAGAAGCGAATTCAATCACCTTATCTTGGCCAAGAGACATCGGTTCTATGAATCCACATGTTTATAACCCTTCACAATTGATAGCCCAATCGATGATTTATGAGCCGTTGGTCAGCTATAAGGAAGGGGGAAAGATCCAGCCTCATTTGGCAGAGTCCTGGTCGATTTCAGACAAGGGCCTCGAGTATACGTTTAAGCTGCGTGAAAACGTGAAGTTTACCGATGGAACGCCGCTTAATGCGGCCGCTGTTAAAAAGAACTTTGACGCTGTCATGAAAAACGCAAATTCCCACAGTTGGCTTGGCGTAATCAATGTTTTGGAAAAAACAGAGGCAGTTGATGAACAGACATTTAAAATGGTTTTAAAGGAACCTTATTACCCGGCACTTCAAGACCTGGCTGTAGTGCGCCCTGTCCGGTTCTTGGCGGAATCCGGATTTCCCGAGGATGGAGACACATCCAAAGGCATCGCTAAGCCTGTAGGTACTGGCCCTTGGATGCTTTCAGATTATAAAAAAGACGAGTATGCCGTTTTCACCCGCAATCCGGATTATTGGGGTGAGAGTCCCAAACTGGAAAAAGTTACGATAAAGATAATCCCGGATGCTGAAACGCGGGTCATGGCTTTTGAAAAAGGGGAGCTGGATTTGATTTACGGGGAAGGCCTAATCAGTATGGATTCCTTTAATCAGTTAAAAGAAGCCGGTGAATATCACACTGAACTTTCCGAACCTGTCGGAACAAGAAGCTTGCTGTTGAATACAACAAATGAAAAATTGGCTGATTTGCGGGTGCGTAAAGCGCTGCAGCATGGCTTCAACAAACAGGCAATGGTCGAAGGCATCACATTGGGGCTAGAAGAGAAAGCGGACAACATCTTATCTAAAAATTTCCCGTATACCGATATTGAAGTGGAACCTTTCGAATATGATGCGGAAAAAGCTGCTGCCTATCTTGAAGAAGCGGGATGGAAGCTGCCTTCTGGAAAAGCGGTCCGTGAAAAAGACGGGCAGCCGCTTGAGCTTGAACTGATCTACGACAAAACCGATCCCATTCAAAAAGCGATGGCAGAAACCCTTCAGGCTGAGTGGTCCGCAATCGGAGTCAAGCTGAACATTACGGGCCTGGAATTGACCAGCCAAATCGAGCGGCGGAAAGCTGGCGACTTTGATGTTGATTTTTGGTACAACTACGGAGCGCCTTATGATCCGCATTCGTTTATCAATGTTGTGGCAGAAAAAGGATGGGGCGTTTCAGAAGCCCATTCCCGCTTGCAGATGAAAGCAGAATTGGATCAACAAATCAGTGAAGCGCTTGCGTCTACGGATGAAAAGAAGCGCCAACAACTTTACAGTTCCATTTTAGGGACTTTGCAGGAACAGTCGGTTTTCGTGCCGATTTCCTATATTAAAAAGACCGTCATTTACCAGGATGATGTGAAACAGTTCAATTTCCCGGCAAACCGGGATGAACATCCTTTCAACGAAATTGAAATGAGCCAGTAA
- a CDS encoding YkuS family protein: protein MPRIAVEHPFTDIQLALGKRGYQADMLDQKANAAKYDVLVVRNSESYDHLRFKGSLVEVSGSTVNEIVDEVEERLQRAGKIPGQPDAAKSESGSGFFAGLLSGAAIGSVVALLLAPKSGKELQVTVKEKLASSNSSGDGSGKLSQVKEKATDLANQAKEKATEATTQVKEKVSSSSKDPQGTETSRDSSSLN from the coding sequence ATGCCAAGAATCGCAGTAGAACATCCGTTTACAGACATCCAGCTCGCATTAGGGAAAAGAGGATATCAGGCAGACATGCTTGACCAGAAAGCAAACGCAGCCAAATACGATGTCCTGGTCGTCCGCAATTCTGAAAGCTACGACCACCTTCGCTTCAAGGGCTCCTTAGTGGAAGTAAGCGGAAGCACGGTTAACGAAATTGTTGACGAAGTGGAAGAACGTTTGCAGCGCGCTGGGAAAATCCCAGGCCAGCCGGATGCAGCGAAAAGCGAATCAGGCAGCGGGTTTTTCGCTGGCCTCTTAAGCGGAGCAGCGATCGGCTCGGTAGTGGCCCTTCTTTTAGCACCGAAAAGCGGCAAAGAACTCCAAGTTACCGTCAAAGAAAAATTAGCGAGCAGCAATTCAAGCGGTGATGGAAGCGGAAAATTGAGCCAAGTAAAAGAAAAAGCAACAGATTTGGCCAACCAAGCGAAAGAAAAAGCAACCGAAGCCACGACTCAAGTGAAAGAGAAAGTTTCCAGCTCGTCTAAAGACCCGCAAGGCACTGAAACTTCAAGAGATTCTTCATCATTGAATTAA
- the nikC gene encoding nickel ABC transporter permease subunit NikC, whose translation MISSIRIAAKKQPALILCSVILLAFFLAAILAPWISPHDPIQVNLALKLIPPSLDYPLGTDHLGRCNLSRLLYGSRVSLGFASLIFIASLGFGLLVGTVAGYRGGLVDSILMRFCEGVMAFPNLVLVLGIVGLLGLGLWQVVLALMMVQWVYYARMIRNMIVGMKQQNFILAARISGSTTGKIIRRHMIPNVLPPILVMGTLEMGWAIMDISALSFLGLGIQPPTPEWGAMIHEGKGFIRSQPELMLYPGLMILFVVISFNVLGESLSERFGVKKHY comes from the coding sequence TTGATTTCAAGTATTCGAATTGCCGCAAAAAAACAGCCGGCCCTCATCCTATGCTCTGTCATTTTATTGGCCTTTTTTCTGGCCGCTATTTTGGCGCCGTGGATTTCGCCGCATGATCCCATACAAGTGAATTTGGCACTCAAACTGATTCCTCCTTCACTGGATTATCCATTAGGCACCGATCATCTTGGCCGCTGCAATTTGTCGCGCCTTCTCTATGGTTCACGTGTCTCCTTAGGTTTTGCATCGCTGATTTTTATTGCTTCCTTAGGATTCGGGCTGCTGGTCGGAACGGTTGCCGGTTACAGAGGCGGCTTGGTCGATAGCATCCTGATGAGGTTTTGCGAAGGCGTCATGGCGTTTCCAAATCTAGTCCTTGTTCTTGGAATCGTCGGTTTGCTTGGACTCGGGCTATGGCAAGTGGTTTTAGCATTGATGATGGTCCAGTGGGTCTATTATGCCAGAATGATCCGCAATATGATCGTCGGCATGAAACAGCAGAATTTCATACTGGCAGCACGGATCAGCGGGTCTACGACGGGGAAAATCATCCGGCGGCATATGATTCCAAATGTGCTGCCTCCAATTCTGGTTATGGGAACGCTTGAAATGGGATGGGCAATCATGGACATCTCAGCTCTTTCGTTCCTTGGCCTGGGCATCCAGCCTCCGACTCCAGAGTGGGGCGCTATGATCCATGAAGGAAAAGGCTTTATACGAAGCCAGCCTGAATTGATGCTTTATCCGGGCTTGATGATTTTGTTTGTTGTCATTTCATTCAACGTGCTGGGCGAGTCATTATCGGAACGGTTCGGCGTGAAAAAACATTATTGA
- the nikE gene encoding nickel import ATP-binding protein NikE encodes MSLLEVKSVTHTYGPTRSFWRKERESPVLSEVSLTIEEGTCLGLLGTSGAGKSTLGKVILGVEQPKEGKVIFQGEDIYTMDSFTRKRLRRDLQVVFQDSYSSVNPRMTAEKIIGEPLENYERLSASEMKRTIAHLLDMVGLDAGDMKKYPRQFSGGQLQRINIARAIALKPKLMVLDESVSSLDMVNQTNILSLLNDLKSAYGLSYLFITHDIRAAYSISDALAVMEKGRLIAISQDKNEIFSSEQPVVKKLVSSILSEHPRNRTISSDKSFV; translated from the coding sequence ATGAGTTTACTGGAAGTCAAAAGCGTTACACATACCTACGGCCCGACCCGTTCTTTTTGGCGCAAGGAGAGAGAATCACCGGTTCTTTCCGAGGTTTCTCTTACTATCGAAGAAGGGACATGTTTGGGGCTTCTTGGAACAAGTGGAGCAGGCAAGAGCACGTTAGGCAAAGTCATTCTAGGGGTGGAGCAGCCGAAAGAAGGCAAAGTCATTTTCCAAGGCGAAGACATTTATACAATGGATTCCTTTACCCGAAAACGTCTCAGAAGAGATCTTCAAGTGGTCTTTCAGGATAGTTATTCATCCGTGAATCCGCGCATGACGGCGGAAAAGATTATCGGGGAGCCGTTGGAAAACTACGAAAGGCTGTCGGCTTCCGAGATGAAACGGACGATTGCACATTTATTGGATATGGTGGGGCTGGATGCGGGAGATATGAAAAAATACCCCCGGCAGTTCAGCGGAGGGCAATTGCAACGGATCAATATTGCCAGAGCCATTGCTTTAAAGCCGAAATTGATGGTCCTGGATGAATCCGTCAGCAGTCTCGATATGGTGAACCAAACAAATATCCTGAGCTTATTAAATGATCTGAAATCGGCCTATGGCCTTTCTTATCTTTTTATCACCCATGATATCAGAGCTGCCTATTCCATTTCGGATGCTTTAGCAGTCATGGAAAAAGGCAGATTGATCGCAATCAGCCAAGACAAAAATGAAATTTTTTCTTCGGAACAACCTGTTGTAAAGAAGTTGGTGTCTTCTATCCTTTCGGAACATCCACGGAACCGAACGATTTCTTCTGATAAAAGTTTTGTTTGA
- the nikD gene encoding nickel import ATP-binding protein NikD, which produces MEKHRNVLQVSGLNVAVKTEQGMLSLVHNLQLDMKPGKVLGLVGESGSGKTITCLALLQLLNQKTSQVEGSIQLNGRELNGLKSKEMRSVLGKEIGYIMQNPMNAFTPVFTIGNQFVETIRSHTNLTKKQASELAVSSLEAMNLQEPAKIMRNYPFQLSGGMLQRVMIAISMCLRPSVVIADEPTTALDVTTQMQVLKELDRLRTECGTSILLISHDLGVISELADEVAVMQKGRIVEKTDVFQLFDHPQHVYTKRLLQVRPVLPINEQLKKLVI; this is translated from the coding sequence ATGGAAAAACATCGCAATGTTTTGCAGGTGAGCGGCTTGAATGTCGCTGTAAAAACGGAGCAAGGCATGCTTTCTCTGGTTCACAATCTCCAATTGGACATGAAACCCGGGAAAGTGCTGGGCCTTGTCGGAGAAAGCGGGAGTGGGAAAACAATCACTTGCCTGGCTCTGCTCCAGTTGTTAAATCAGAAAACATCACAAGTAGAAGGCAGCATCCAATTGAATGGCCGTGAACTCAATGGATTGAAGTCGAAAGAGATGCGGAGCGTTCTTGGAAAAGAGATCGGATACATCATGCAAAATCCGATGAACGCTTTTACGCCTGTATTCACCATCGGCAACCAATTTGTTGAAACCATCCGGAGCCATACAAACCTGACCAAAAAACAGGCAAGCGAATTGGCGGTTTCTTCCCTGGAAGCGATGAATCTGCAAGAACCGGCCAAGATTATGCGGAACTATCCTTTTCAGCTGAGCGGCGGGATGCTCCAGCGCGTCATGATCGCAATTTCGATGTGCCTGCGCCCATCTGTTGTGATTGCCGACGAACCGACAACAGCTCTTGATGTGACCACCCAGATGCAAGTGCTTAAGGAACTGGATCGGCTCCGGACGGAATGCGGCACTTCAATCTTGCTGATTTCACATGACTTAGGGGTGATTTCGGAACTGGCCGACGAAGTGGCCGTGATGCAAAAGGGGCGGATTGTGGAAAAAACCGATGTCTTCCAACTGTTCGATCACCCTCAGCATGTCTATACAAAAAGACTGCTCCAAGTCAGACCTGTTTTGCCAATAAATGAACAGTTGAAAAAACTGGTTATCTAG